A single genomic interval of Stieleria maiorica harbors:
- a CDS encoding chemotaxis protein CheA, with protein MDGFEDIIKEFLVESYENLDKLDGDLVALEGTPEDRERLASIFRTVHTIKGTSGFLALPKLERVTHVGENLLVPLRDGELTLTRPIADTLLEMVDAIRAILQRVELGQGEGEEDYDGLVNRLQAALEQSQDSEGSDPADATTAPADAIATEKPDEANSDDVTAKGASDANDASTQSGPAASAPSKQEPSLVDASVRLDVGLLDKLVNLVGELVLARNQIVQFSRSMDDAPMLAAAQRLNQITTELQEGVMKTRMQPIRNAWGKLPRVVRDLAASCGKQIDVRMEGEETEIDKTVLEAIKDPLTHIVRNVIDHGIEPPQQRIACGKRPQGTLQLKAFHEGGQMIIQVIDDGAGIDTDAVRAKAIEKGILTESQAAKLSQSELTNLILLPGFSTASSVTNVSGRGVGMDVVKTNIESIGGTLSIQSEPGKGTTLRIRIPLTLAIIPVLLITADGDRYAIPQVSLIELVHIDSQRAGHEIEFIHDAPMFRLRDRLLPLVYVDEQLGLHPPRHRGDRPTDLNIVVLQSDGRQFGLVVDEITDTQEIVVKPLGHHLKDIPVYAGATIMGDGRVCLILDPIGLALAGGVTDGQTERQLPTTMPSQRPHAASQQSLLIVDIGNDARAAIPLSSVARLEEFSASNVEHLGGFDVVQYHGQTIPLFAFSPSLECQPLMMTSQHGGTSSPLHTVVFRDGNRVAGVVVGTILDILQQRSLRESIADDDRDPTHLVIQGRVTQVIDLKSFLQNALRQWDQAGFAA; from the coding sequence GTGGACGGTTTCGAAGACATCATCAAGGAATTTCTCGTCGAAAGCTACGAGAATCTCGACAAGCTTGACGGTGATCTGGTCGCCCTGGAAGGTACGCCCGAGGACCGCGAGCGGCTGGCAAGCATCTTCCGCACCGTCCACACCATCAAGGGAACCTCCGGATTCCTCGCCCTGCCCAAATTGGAACGTGTCACCCACGTCGGCGAAAACCTGTTGGTGCCGCTGCGTGACGGAGAACTGACACTCACCCGTCCGATCGCCGACACGCTGCTTGAAATGGTCGATGCGATTCGCGCGATCCTGCAACGCGTCGAATTGGGGCAAGGTGAAGGCGAAGAGGACTACGACGGACTGGTCAACCGTCTGCAAGCGGCACTGGAACAATCGCAGGATTCGGAGGGCTCGGATCCGGCGGATGCCACAACCGCCCCCGCAGACGCAATCGCCACTGAGAAACCGGACGAGGCGAATTCCGACGATGTCACCGCAAAGGGGGCGAGCGATGCGAACGACGCGTCCACCCAGAGTGGTCCCGCAGCGTCGGCTCCCTCCAAACAGGAACCCTCGCTGGTCGATGCCTCTGTGCGTTTGGATGTCGGATTGCTCGACAAACTGGTCAACCTGGTCGGTGAACTGGTCCTGGCACGCAATCAGATTGTCCAGTTCAGCCGATCGATGGACGACGCCCCGATGCTGGCCGCGGCACAGCGTCTGAACCAGATCACGACGGAGTTGCAAGAAGGCGTGATGAAAACGCGGATGCAACCGATCCGCAACGCTTGGGGAAAACTGCCACGTGTCGTTCGTGATCTGGCCGCTTCTTGCGGCAAACAGATCGACGTCCGCATGGAGGGCGAGGAAACAGAAATCGACAAAACGGTCCTGGAAGCGATCAAGGATCCGTTGACCCATATCGTCCGCAATGTGATCGATCACGGCATCGAACCGCCGCAGCAACGCATCGCTTGCGGAAAACGCCCCCAAGGCACGCTGCAACTCAAAGCGTTCCACGAAGGCGGCCAGATGATCATCCAAGTCATCGACGATGGGGCCGGCATCGATACCGACGCCGTTCGCGCCAAAGCGATCGAAAAAGGCATTCTGACCGAATCACAGGCTGCAAAGCTCAGCCAAAGCGAATTGACCAACCTGATCCTGTTGCCGGGGTTCTCGACCGCATCGTCGGTGACGAACGTGTCCGGCCGAGGCGTCGGAATGGATGTCGTCAAGACAAATATCGAGTCGATCGGTGGGACGTTGAGCATTCAAAGTGAGCCGGGCAAAGGCACCACACTGCGAATCCGAATTCCGCTGACGCTGGCGATCATTCCCGTCCTGCTGATCACCGCCGACGGCGATCGATACGCGATCCCACAGGTCAGTCTGATCGAACTGGTTCACATCGATAGCCAGCGGGCCGGACACGAGATCGAATTCATTCACGATGCCCCGATGTTCCGGCTTCGCGACCGGTTGTTGCCACTGGTCTATGTAGACGAACAATTGGGCCTGCACCCGCCGCGTCATCGTGGTGATCGACCGACGGACCTGAACATCGTCGTGCTGCAGTCCGACGGGCGTCAATTCGGGTTGGTCGTCGATGAGATCACCGACACCCAAGAGATCGTCGTCAAACCGCTCGGCCATCACCTGAAAGACATCCCCGTGTATGCGGGCGCGACCATCATGGGCGATGGCAGAGTCTGCTTGATCCTGGATCCGATCGGTTTGGCCCTGGCCGGAGGTGTCACCGATGGCCAGACCGAACGCCAGCTGCCGACAACCATGCCCTCCCAACGCCCCCACGCCGCGTCACAACAATCGCTGTTGATCGTCGACATCGGAAACGATGCCCGCGCCGCGATTCCGTTGTCCTCGGTCGCACGGTTGGAGGAGTTTTCCGCATCAAACGTGGAACATTTAGGCGGATTTGATGTCGTTCAATACCACGGCCAGACGATTCCGTTGTTCGCTTTCAGCCCGTCGCTTGAATGTCAACCTCTCATGATGACGTCCCAACACGGCGGCACCTCGTCGCCCTTGCACACGGTCGTCTTCCGGGACGGAAATCGTGTCGCCGGGGTCGTCGTCGGCACGATCCTGGACATCCTGCAGCAACGATCGCTGCGCGAATCAATCGCCGACGATGACCGCGATCCGACTCATTTGGTGATTCAAGGACGTGTCACCCAGGTCATCGACCTGAAATCATTCCTCCAAAACGCCCTCCGGCAATGGGACCAGGCCGGCTTTGCCGCATAG
- a CDS encoding chemotaxis protein CheW produces MTNTTTHHRADSYCTFLVDGLLYGIEVEKVQEVLRTQPTTRVPLAPGVVRGLINMRGHIVSTLSLRSALGLPAGSNVRQEMNVIVRSPEGPVSLLVDEICDVVRVDQADCEPIPGTLRRQQRLFLQCAYKLQQRLLLILDADRVATVAH; encoded by the coding sequence ATGACCAACACCACCACGCACCACCGAGCCGATTCGTATTGCACGTTCCTCGTCGACGGGCTGTTGTACGGCATCGAAGTCGAAAAGGTGCAAGAAGTCCTCCGAACCCAGCCGACCACCCGCGTCCCGCTTGCACCGGGCGTCGTCCGTGGGCTGATCAACATGCGCGGCCACATCGTCAGCACCCTCAGCCTGCGCAGCGCACTCGGGCTGCCGGCCGGATCCAACGTCCGACAAGAGATGAACGTGATCGTTCGCTCGCCCGAAGGACCGGTCAGTTTGCTCGTCGACGAAATCTGTGACGTCGTTCGCGTCGATCAAGCGGACTGTGAACCGATCCCGGGAACGCTCCGACGCCAGCAGCGCCTGTTCCTGCAATGCGCTTACAAACTGCAACAACGCCTGCTCTTGATCCTTGATGCCGACCGCGTCGCCACCGTCGCCCATTGA
- a CDS encoding methyl-accepting chemotaxis protein → MSFKRLTVRTKIFILVGACALSFIGYGLWSWNTLAVAKVHGPYYNRIIQGKDLISDTIPPSNNLIESYLLSLEMADDVEEGIERDQIQSLVRRGTDLKRKFEAGHRFWEQELTDGAMKKMKTIDCYETAMEFFRVRDQQFVPACLSGDVATAKSLSRGTMRRLYEEHKSAVDAVASMATRRNASDEAAVDALVDARMALSWAGAAVILLAIAGFGSYVARETIQPLRRSATNLRYLSTHDLTDVSRRLRCDAENTSVQATMASGAAEEVSANAHALATAVEQFEESIKEIAATAANAASVARNAVSATEQTNHTITRLGESSAEIGNVIKVINSIAQQTNLLALNATIEAARAGEAGKGFAVVANEVKELAKETSRATKHIIGRIEAIQSDTQEAVNAIGLVSEIIREIDESQNVIAGAVEEQTAMTSEISRNISDVASGSYEIVKSITMVAETAQSTTSGSDATLVTAASIERLAADLMLLVGQSGEFAGRDDSGDDTASDQVPAEGKYRLAAAKEDEFLETL, encoded by the coding sequence GTGTCCTTCAAACGCCTCACCGTACGCACCAAAATCTTCATCCTGGTCGGTGCCTGCGCACTTTCGTTCATCGGCTACGGACTTTGGTCCTGGAACACGCTCGCGGTCGCCAAAGTCCATGGGCCGTATTACAACCGCATCATCCAGGGCAAGGACCTGATCTCGGACACGATTCCGCCGTCAAACAATTTGATCGAATCCTACCTGTTGTCGCTGGAAATGGCCGATGACGTCGAGGAGGGGATCGAACGGGACCAGATTCAATCGCTGGTCCGACGTGGCACCGACTTGAAACGAAAATTCGAAGCCGGACATCGCTTCTGGGAACAGGAATTGACCGACGGGGCGATGAAAAAGATGAAAACCATCGACTGTTATGAAACGGCGATGGAGTTCTTCCGCGTGCGTGACCAGCAATTCGTTCCGGCGTGCTTAAGCGGTGATGTCGCGACTGCCAAATCGCTTTCCCGGGGCACGATGAGGCGGTTGTATGAAGAACACAAATCGGCCGTCGATGCGGTCGCGTCGATGGCGACCCGACGCAACGCCTCGGACGAAGCCGCCGTGGACGCCTTGGTCGATGCACGCATGGCCCTGTCATGGGCCGGCGCTGCGGTGATCTTGTTGGCGATCGCCGGGTTCGGGTCCTACGTCGCCCGCGAAACGATCCAACCGCTGCGCCGCTCGGCAACCAATCTCCGCTACCTGTCCACGCACGACCTGACCGACGTCAGCCGGCGACTTCGCTGCGACGCCGAAAACACCTCCGTTCAAGCCACGATGGCCAGTGGTGCGGCCGAGGAAGTCAGCGCCAACGCACACGCCTTGGCGACCGCGGTCGAACAGTTCGAAGAAAGCATCAAGGAGATCGCCGCCACCGCCGCCAACGCCGCCTCGGTCGCCCGCAATGCCGTCTCCGCGACCGAACAAACCAACCACACCATCACCCGGCTGGGCGAAAGCAGTGCCGAAATCGGCAACGTTATCAAAGTCATCAATTCGATCGCCCAGCAGACCAACCTGCTGGCCCTCAATGCGACGATCGAAGCGGCACGGGCCGGCGAAGCCGGCAAGGGATTCGCCGTCGTCGCCAACGAAGTCAAGGAACTGGCCAAAGAAACCAGCCGGGCCACCAAACACATCATCGGACGCATCGAAGCGATCCAAAGTGACACCCAAGAAGCGGTCAACGCGATCGGATTGGTCAGCGAAATCATCCGCGAGATCGATGAGAGCCAGAACGTGATCGCCGGTGCCGTCGAAGAACAAACCGCGATGACCTCCGAAATCTCTCGCAACATCTCCGACGTCGCCTCGGGCAGCTACGAAATCGTCAAGAGCATCACGATGGTTGCCGAGACGGCCCAGAGCACGACATCCGGCAGCGACGCAACCCTGGTCACCGCCGCCAGCATCGAACGGCTGGCCGCCGACCTGATGTTGCTGGTCGGGCAATCCGGCGAGTTCGCCGGACGAGACGATTCCGGCGACGACACCGCGTCCGACCAAGTCCCCGCAGAAGGCAAGTATCGCCTGGCGGCGGCCAAAGAAGACGAGTTCCTGGAAACGCTCTAG